A genomic region of Zea mays cultivar B73 chromosome 6, Zm-B73-REFERENCE-NAM-5.0, whole genome shotgun sequence contains the following coding sequences:
- the LOC100283822 gene encoding APx1 - Cytosolic Ascorbate Peroxidase, with amino-acid sequence MGLSDQDIVALSGGHTLGRCHKERSGFEGAWTTNPLVFDNSYFKELLSGDKEGLLQLPSDKALLSDPVFRPLVEKYAADEKAFFDDYKEAHLKLSELGYADA; translated from the exons ATGGGTTTGAGTGATCAGGACATCGTTGCCCTCTCTGGTGGCCACACCTTG GGAAGGTGCCACAAAGAGCGGTCTGGTTTTGAGGGGGCCTGGACTACGAACCCTTTGGTCTTTGACAACTCTTACTTCAA GGAACTTCTGAGTGGTGACAAGGAGGGCCTTCTTCAGCTCCCAAGTGACAAAGCCCTGCTGAGCGACCCTGTCTTCCGCCCTCTTGTGGAGAAATATGCTGCA GATGAGAAGGCATTCTTTGATGACTACAAAGAGGCCCACCTCAAGCTCTCCGAACTGGG GTATGCTGATGCTTAA